Proteins co-encoded in one Flavivirga eckloniae genomic window:
- a CDS encoding thioredoxin family protein, which produces MKRTVTLLIILLNLHFGVSQTLNNLTTDKNGNELLLGEINRKGLAKNSFNQWFSKNYDDYLVNKKVVKGFKSLLHSYEIKVFLGTWCGDSKREVPNFYKVLDAANFPENQLKVIAVNKTRNAYKQSPNGEEKGLNIHRVPTFIFYKDGKEVNRIVEFPKETLERDIFKIVSNKKYTPNYRVVSQMDDLLNSKTIDNLKLDESVLVSKFAELVKGSRELNTYGYVLLSAGEIEKVLYVFDLNTKIFPYKSNTYDSLGEAYFASKNYTEALKNFYKVLSLNPDDGDAVKMVSTIKNEMKQNPSDINSKKN; this is translated from the coding sequence ATGAAACGAACAGTTACCCTTTTAATCATTTTACTTAATCTACATTTTGGGGTTTCCCAAACATTGAACAACCTTACTACAGATAAAAACGGAAATGAGCTTTTACTTGGCGAAATAAACAGAAAAGGGCTCGCGAAAAACAGTTTTAATCAGTGGTTTTCTAAAAATTACGACGATTATCTAGTTAATAAAAAAGTTGTGAAAGGCTTTAAAAGTTTGTTACATTCATATGAAATCAAAGTTTTTTTAGGCACTTGGTGTGGTGATAGCAAACGAGAAGTTCCAAACTTCTATAAAGTTTTAGATGCTGCTAATTTTCCAGAAAATCAACTAAAAGTTATTGCTGTTAACAAAACTAGGAATGCTTATAAACAAAGCCCTAATGGCGAAGAAAAAGGCTTGAACATTCATCGGGTTCCAACATTTATTTTTTATAAAGACGGTAAAGAGGTTAATAGAATTGTAGAATTTCCAAAAGAAACTTTAGAACGTGATATTTTTAAGATCGTTTCTAATAAAAAATACACTCCAAATTATAGAGTGGTTAGTCAGATGGATGATTTACTCAACTCTAAAACAATAGACAACTTAAAGCTTGATGAATCTGTATTGGTATCCAAATTCGCAGAGTTGGTAAAAGGCAGCAGGGAGCTAAACACCTATGGCTATGTGCTTTTGAGTGCCGGGGAAATTGAAAAGGTTTTATATGTTTTTGACTTAAATACTAAAATTTTCCCTTATAAATCGAATACGTACGACAGTTTGGGGGAGGCTTATTTTGCAAGCAAAAATTATACTGAAGCGTTAAAGAATTTCTATAAAGTGCTGAGTTTAAATCCTGATGATGGGGATGCTGTTAAAATGGTTTCAACAATTAAAAATGAAATGAAACAAAACCCTTCCGACATTAATTCGAAAAAGAATTAA
- a CDS encoding sensor histidine kinase — MTFVKKHTSQILVHILFWMLFVFVSLFLFSDFYWKENPFLQYLALLVIIVYGNNFLLLPFFVRKKMYILYTFVFAVISFLATQLYCYTFAKCGCTIFKCLSDYLWQSLVPLIFFSFIWVLYRFIDKENEVEAIKKEHAEMELKFLKSQINPHVLFNNLNTIYSYSLEKPNEVPEMILMLSDNLKHVLYESNSKTISLEKEVHFIDNYMKFQKLRTEGTKHVDYKKDIDSYNYQIAPLLLITIIENAFKHSTLHSDVSITIKVEKGVLECICENDYDEEKVSTTDFRIGLQNLEKRLELIYKDHYEFRIDKNDKFKVYLKLNF; from the coding sequence ATGACTTTTGTAAAAAAACATACCTCACAAATTTTGGTACACATCCTATTTTGGATGCTATTTGTATTTGTATCGTTGTTTTTGTTTTCAGATTTTTATTGGAAAGAAAACCCTTTTCTTCAATACCTAGCGCTATTGGTTATTATTGTATACGGAAACAACTTCCTGTTACTCCCCTTTTTTGTTAGAAAGAAGATGTACATACTTTACACTTTTGTATTTGCTGTTATTTCATTTCTGGCTACCCAGTTATACTGCTATACTTTCGCTAAATGCGGATGCACTATTTTTAAATGCTTGAGCGACTACTTGTGGCAATCGTTAGTGCCGTTGATTTTCTTTTCTTTTATATGGGTGTTATACCGTTTTATTGATAAAGAAAACGAAGTTGAGGCCATTAAAAAAGAACATGCAGAAATGGAACTTAAATTTTTAAAATCGCAGATAAATCCACATGTACTGTTTAATAATTTAAATACGATTTATTCCTATTCATTAGAAAAACCAAACGAAGTTCCAGAGATGATTTTAATGCTGTCGGATAACTTAAAACATGTACTGTACGAGAGCAATTCTAAAACAATTTCCTTAGAAAAGGAGGTTCATTTTATAGATAACTATATGAAGTTTCAAAAGTTAAGAACAGAAGGAACTAAACATGTTGATTATAAAAAGGATATAGATTCATATAATTATCAAATAGCACCATTGCTTTTAATCACCATTATAGAAAATGCTTTTAAACATAGCACATTGCATAGTGATGTATCTATTACTATTAAAGTAGAAAAAGGTGTTTTAGAGTGTATTTGCGAAAATGATTATGATGAAGAAAAAGTAAGTACCACCGATTTTAGAATTGGTTTACAAAATTTAGAGAAAAGATTGGAACTTATTTATAAAGACCATTATGAGTTTAGAATAGATAAGAACGATAAATTTAAAGTGTATTTAAAGCTTAATTTCTAA
- a CDS encoding LytR/AlgR family response regulator transcription factor: protein MNCIIIEDEIPAQKVLKSFIGKMPSITLVDTFNAAIEANSFLNNNTVDVVFLDINLPDMSGLDFIKTVKNPPAIIMTTAYPEYAVNSFELDTIVDYLVKPFSFDRFLKAVNKAKDRIEIPENNQENSNEETIFLNVDKTLHKLVLSSIMYIESDRNYITVVTETQKLSYIDSLKNWIEKLSDTQFIQVHKSYIINSKFVDKISGNTLFVKAHKIPIGRTYKQELLKLLGV from the coding sequence ATGAATTGTATTATTATAGAAGACGAAATTCCAGCTCAAAAAGTGTTAAAGAGCTTTATTGGTAAAATGCCAAGTATTACTTTGGTAGATACTTTTAATGCTGCTATTGAAGCAAATTCATTTTTAAACAATAATACGGTTGATGTTGTTTTTCTGGATATCAATTTACCCGATATGTCCGGGTTGGATTTTATAAAAACGGTTAAAAACCCTCCGGCTATTATTATGACCACAGCCTACCCAGAGTATGCAGTAAACAGCTTTGAACTGGATACGATTGTTGACTATCTGGTAAAACCTTTTTCCTTCGATCGTTTTTTAAAAGCAGTTAACAAAGCAAAAGATAGAATAGAAATACCAGAAAACAATCAAGAAAACAGTAACGAGGAAACCATTTTTTTAAATGTAGATAAAACATTGCATAAACTTGTTTTGAGTTCTATAATGTATATAGAATCCGATCGAAATTATATAACCGTAGTAACCGAAACCCAAAAACTGTCCTATATAGATTCATTGAAAAACTGGATAGAAAAACTTTCCGACACCCAATTTATTCAAGTCCATAAATCTTATATTATAAATAGCAAATTTGTAGATAAGATCTCTGGAAATACCCTTTTTGTTAAGGCTCATAAAATACCTATTGGCAGAACATACAAACAGGAGCTTTTAAAGTTATTAGGCGTTTAA
- a CDS encoding GNAT family N-acetyltransferase, whose product MTIRKAIKEDVSKIVELLAHDELGRKRENFQIPLPPEYMEAFEVIDADENQELMVVEDEKSEIIGTMQLTFVQYMSYCGGLRAQIESVHLKESHRGMGIGKKMFEWTIKRAKSTFTTVNFR is encoded by the coding sequence ATGACAATTAGGAAAGCTATAAAAGAAGATGTTTCAAAAATTGTAGAGCTATTAGCTCATGATGAGTTAGGCCGGAAAAGAGAAAATTTTCAAATACCTTTGCCTCCTGAATACATGGAGGCTTTTGAAGTAATCGATGCCGATGAAAATCAGGAATTAATGGTAGTAGAGGATGAAAAATCAGAAATTATCGGAACCATGCAACTTACATTTGTTCAATATATGTCTTATTGCGGTGGCTTGAGGGCTCAAATAGAATCTGTTCATTTAAAAGAAAGTCACAGAGGGATGGGGATTGGAAAAAAGATGTTTGAATGGACTATTAAAAGAGCGAAAAGCACATTTACTACAGTTAACTTCCGATAA
- a CDS encoding methionine aminotransferase, producing MQHTSKLPNVGTTIFSTMSKLANDHQAINLSQGFPDFGGDQKLTDLVCKAMNSGYNQYAPMAGNLELREAIAKKINLLYDTDYHPENEITVTAGATQAIFTIITTFINPGDEVIIFRPAYDSYEPAITLNGGKTVSIQLKAPNFSVDWEEVKSKVTHRTKMIIVNTPHNPSGTVFSKEDMMQLEEITNDTNIIVLSDEVYEHMIFDDEKHQSACLFPGLKARSFVVASFCKTFHNTGWRVGYCCAPKTLMDEFMKVHQFNVFCIHHPTQKGIADYMQEPNHYLGLPAFYQQKRDLFLSLIKDSRFKFTASKGTYFQVLDYSEITQEYDLDFAKRLTMESGIASIPLSVFNSNNLDNKVLRFCFAKEDDTLKRAADVLNGI from the coding sequence ATGCAACACACATCTAAACTCCCAAATGTAGGGACGACTATTTTTTCAACCATGAGCAAGTTGGCGAACGATCACCAAGCCATTAACCTATCGCAAGGATTCCCAGATTTTGGTGGTGACCAGAAATTAACCGATTTGGTCTGCAAAGCTATGAATTCCGGGTATAACCAATACGCGCCTATGGCAGGAAACTTAGAATTACGGGAAGCCATTGCTAAAAAAATAAACCTGTTATATGATACCGACTATCACCCTGAGAACGAAATAACTGTTACTGCGGGAGCAACCCAAGCTATTTTTACAATTATTACAACCTTTATAAATCCGGGTGATGAGGTTATTATCTTCAGACCGGCCTACGATAGTTACGAACCAGCCATTACGCTCAACGGCGGAAAAACAGTGTCCATCCAATTAAAAGCACCAAATTTTAGTGTAGATTGGGAAGAGGTAAAGTCGAAAGTGACTCATCGAACAAAAATGATTATTGTTAACACCCCACATAATCCTTCAGGCACTGTGTTTTCGAAGGAAGACATGATGCAATTAGAGGAAATTACTAATGATACTAATATTATTGTGTTAAGTGATGAGGTGTATGAGCATATGATTTTTGATGATGAAAAACACCAAAGCGCATGTTTGTTTCCAGGTTTAAAAGCCCGAAGCTTTGTAGTAGCTTCCTTTTGTAAAACATTCCATAATACAGGATGGCGAGTTGGCTATTGTTGTGCGCCAAAAACACTTATGGATGAGTTTATGAAAGTACATCAATTTAATGTGTTTTGTATCCATCATCCAACACAAAAAGGTATTGCCGATTATATGCAAGAGCCGAATCATTATTTAGGGTTGCCAGCCTTTTATCAGCAGAAAAGAGATTTATTTTTAAGCCTTATTAAAGATTCCCGATTTAAGTTTACAGCATCAAAGGGTACTTATTTTCAAGTGTTGGATTATTCGGAAATCACACAAGAATATGATCTTGATTTTGCAAAACGACTAACCATGGAATCTGGTATTGCATCTATTCCATTATCGGTTTTTAATAGTAACAATTTAGATAATAAAGTACTTCGATTTTGTTTTGCAAAAGAAGATGATACTTTAAAAAGAGCGGCAGATGTTTTGAATGGGATTTAA
- a CDS encoding amidohydrolase yields MQDQLKIALIQSDLIWENPKQNLENFSEKIKNISEAVDLIVLPEMFTTGFTMNAENVAETMDGNTVAWMKSTASQFNTAMVGSFVVLEDNNYYNRLLFVEPSGTIQHYDKRHTFTLVGEDKVYTAGTKKLIVDYKGWKICPLICYDLRFPVWARNTQDYDVLLYVANWPKPRVSAWDALLKARAIENMSYCIGVNRVGIDGVNSEYSGHSAVYDVLGNTITSIEPAKEQIEVVTLEKKHVQAYRNKLKFLDDRDDFTLE; encoded by the coding sequence ATGCAAGATCAACTTAAAATAGCATTAATTCAATCGGATTTAATTTGGGAAAACCCAAAACAGAATCTTGAAAATTTTTCTGAAAAGATAAAAAACATTTCGGAAGCGGTTGATTTAATTGTGCTTCCGGAAATGTTTACAACAGGGTTTACCATGAATGCCGAAAATGTAGCAGAAACTATGGATGGAAATACTGTAGCATGGATGAAATCTACAGCATCACAGTTTAATACTGCCATGGTTGGGAGTTTTGTGGTTTTAGAGGATAATAATTATTACAACAGGTTACTTTTTGTAGAACCGTCTGGAACTATTCAGCACTATGATAAACGACATACTTTTACATTGGTAGGTGAGGATAAAGTTTATACGGCAGGCACTAAAAAACTGATTGTAGATTATAAAGGTTGGAAAATCTGTCCGTTAATTTGCTACGATTTACGTTTTCCCGTTTGGGCAAGAAACACGCAGGATTATGATGTGTTGTTATATGTTGCCAACTGGCCCAAACCAAGAGTATCTGCCTGGGATGCTTTACTAAAAGCTCGGGCTATTGAGAATATGAGTTATTGTATTGGTGTAAATCGCGTTGGAATTGATGGTGTTAATAGTGAGTATTCAGGACATTCTGCAGTATACGATGTTTTGGGTAATACGATTACGTCTATAGAACCCGCTAAGGAACAAATAGAAGTAGTTACATTAGAAAAAAAACATGTACAGGCCTACAGAAATAAGCTAAAGTTTTTAGACGATAGAGACGACTTTACTCTGGAGTAA
- a CDS encoding Ig-like domain-containing protein, whose amino-acid sequence MNKTLSNFILIVFLSLFFINCANRGTPGGGPKDEDPPVIIRSLPGNYSTNFKGKEIKVYFDEYVKIKDLQKQLIISPPMSTQPEITPIGGASKYITIKIHDTLEPNTTYAFNFGNSITDNNEGNPFPYYRYVLSTGDYIDSLSVNGNIVDALKTQPETFVSVALYEVDSTFHDSIIYKETPKYITNTLDSLTTFSIENLKEGKYMLIALKDNNGDNKFQQKSDQIAFYKDFINVPTDSLYTLKLFNETLDYRATKPRLISGEKIAFGYESDYRGMAINLLSDVPSEFEYRITKDPKADSLNFWYKPKLEVDSLLFNVTHPTFEKDFTVRISKQKRDTLIIMSAPNGIIRYKEPVKISGSTPLISLDASKITLIDQDSIQVDFTTEFDTIANTYSFNFNKKEDFAYNMQIFPEAFIDFFDDTNDTLNLSFKTKKESEYGYARFTLVNAEYPLIVQLTDKDGKVEFEQFVENDEPLDFQNLNPKIYFIRVIHDANGNGQYDAGNYLKKIQPENVSHFQEIEIRADWGLSETLQFTPE is encoded by the coding sequence ATGAATAAAACGCTTTCAAATTTTATTTTAATAGTTTTTTTAAGCTTATTTTTTATAAACTGTGCTAACCGAGGAACTCCCGGTGGAGGCCCGAAAGATGAAGATCCTCCTGTTATTATTAGGTCTCTTCCAGGGAATTATTCAACCAATTTTAAAGGTAAGGAAATAAAAGTTTATTTTGACGAATATGTTAAAATTAAGGACTTACAAAAGCAGCTTATTATTTCGCCTCCAATGAGTACACAACCGGAAATTACGCCTATTGGGGGTGCAAGCAAATATATTACCATTAAAATTCACGATACGCTAGAACCCAATACCACGTATGCCTTTAACTTCGGAAATAGTATTACCGACAATAATGAAGGCAACCCGTTTCCGTACTACAGGTATGTGCTATCAACTGGTGATTATATTGATTCCCTTAGTGTAAATGGTAATATTGTAGATGCCTTGAAAACTCAACCGGAAACTTTTGTTTCGGTAGCTTTATATGAAGTTGATTCTACGTTTCACGATTCGATTATTTATAAAGAAACTCCTAAATACATTACCAACACATTAGATAGTCTTACCACATTTTCTATTGAAAACCTTAAAGAAGGCAAGTACATGCTTATCGCTTTAAAAGATAATAATGGCGATAATAAATTTCAACAAAAGTCAGACCAAATAGCTTTTTATAAAGACTTTATCAATGTCCCTACAGACTCACTTTATACCCTAAAACTATTTAATGAAACGTTAGATTATAGAGCCACCAAACCTCGATTAATATCTGGTGAAAAAATTGCTTTTGGATATGAAAGTGATTACAGAGGCATGGCTATTAACTTACTATCTGATGTACCTTCGGAATTTGAATACCGTATAACAAAGGATCCAAAAGCAGATAGTCTTAACTTTTGGTACAAACCAAAACTTGAAGTGGACTCGCTCCTTTTTAATGTAACGCATCCTACTTTCGAAAAGGATTTTACGGTAAGAATTAGCAAGCAAAAAAGAGACACCTTAATAATTATGTCGGCTCCAAATGGTATTATTCGTTATAAAGAACCTGTTAAAATTTCTGGTAGCACGCCTCTAATTAGCTTAGATGCTTCTAAAATCACATTAATCGATCAGGATTCCATTCAGGTAGATTTTACTACCGAATTTGATACCATTGCAAATACGTATTCTTTCAATTTTAACAAAAAAGAAGATTTCGCCTATAATATGCAAATATTTCCGGAAGCTTTTATAGACTTTTTTGACGATACGAATGATACTTTAAACCTTTCTTTTAAAACGAAAAAAGAATCTGAGTATGGTTATGCCCGTTTTACATTGGTAAATGCTGAATATCCTCTAATTGTTCAATTAACAGACAAAGACGGTAAGGTAGAATTCGAACAGTTTGTAGAAAATGACGAGCCTTTAGATTTTCAAAACCTAAATCCTAAAATCTATTTTATTCGCGTTATACACGATGCTAATGGAAATGGGCAATACGACGCAGGTAACTATCTTAAAAAGATACAACCAGAAAATGTTAGTCATTTTCAAGAAATAGAAATTAGGGCCGATTGGGGGCTTTCTGAGACACTTCAATTTACTCCAGAGTAA
- a CDS encoding ComF family protein produces the protein MLSSIINLFFPKVCYACHNLLNDNEKTICTDCRHNLPITNFHFNNDDTVTKVLYVRAKIENGTALLRYEKKGIVQQLIHGLKYKGYENIGLFLGNWLGGELKNIESYNSIDLVIPVPLHKKKFKKRGFNQVSKFGQQIAKDLKANYKEDVLLKVTNTKSQANKNRLARWNNSDELFTLVNSDAIKNKHILLVDDIITTGATLEACIAVLNQAKNVKISIATMAIA, from the coding sequence ATGCTCAGCTCAATAATCAACCTATTCTTCCCAAAAGTATGCTACGCATGCCATAATCTACTGAATGACAATGAAAAGACCATCTGCACAGATTGCAGACACAACCTCCCTATTACAAATTTCCATTTTAATAATGATGATACGGTTACAAAAGTTCTTTACGTACGAGCCAAAATTGAAAACGGTACAGCACTTTTGCGATATGAAAAAAAGGGGATCGTTCAACAACTCATCCACGGATTAAAGTATAAAGGTTATGAAAACATCGGTTTGTTTCTTGGAAATTGGTTAGGAGGCGAATTAAAAAACATCGAATCTTATAATTCTATTGATCTAGTAATTCCCGTGCCCCTTCATAAAAAGAAATTCAAAAAGAGAGGGTTTAATCAGGTTTCAAAATTCGGTCAACAAATTGCGAAAGACTTAAAAGCTAACTATAAAGAAGATGTGTTGTTAAAAGTAACCAACACCAAATCGCAAGCCAATAAAAACCGCTTAGCACGTTGGAATAATAGTGATGAATTATTTACGCTTGTTAATTCTGATGCTATTAAAAACAAACATATCTTACTGGTAGACGACATTATTACCACAGGCGCTACACTAGAAGCCTGTATTGCAGTATTAAATCAGGCGAAAAACGTAAAAATAAGTATTGCTACTATGGCAATAGCTTAA
- a CDS encoding ASCH domain-containing protein, which produces MSKIIVLSIKPEFSNRIFNGSKKIELRKSSPKIDNDDIIIIYNTMPEKAVVGICKIKEVIDSTPKEIWNNYSEILGIDEKRYFDYYLGREKAIGLKIDCFRRFKDKITLKEIKDFIPDFSPPQTFKYFSRTTIMDSYKWANSLR; this is translated from the coding sequence ATGAGCAAAATAATTGTCTTATCCATAAAACCAGAATTTTCTAATCGTATTTTCAATGGTTCAAAGAAAATAGAATTGCGAAAATCATCACCCAAAATTGATAATGACGATATAATTATTATATACAACACAATGCCTGAAAAAGCAGTTGTTGGCATTTGTAAAATAAAAGAAGTCATAGATTCCACACCTAAAGAAATTTGGAATAATTATTCGGAAATCTTAGGGATTGATGAGAAACGATATTTTGATTATTATTTAGGCAGAGAAAAGGCTATTGGGTTAAAAATTGATTGCTTCAGAAGGTTTAAAGACAAAATCACATTGAAGGAAATAAAAGACTTTATTCCTGATTTTTCACCTCCCCAAACTTTTAAATATTTCAGTAGAACGACAATAATGGATTCTTACAAATGGGCTAACAGTTTAAGGTAG
- a CDS encoding glycine--tRNA ligase, with protein MANQDDQFKKVISHAKEYGYVFQSSEIYDGLSAVYDYAQNGAELKKNIRDYWWKAMVQMHENIVGIDAAIFMHPTTWKASGHVDAFNDPLIDNKDSKKRYRADVLVEDYCAKIEAKIDKEVAKAAKRFGDAFNKEEFVSTNGRVLGYQEKINTILSRLAKSLENEDLADVKALIEELGIADPLTGSKNWTDVKQFNLMFGTKLGASADSAMDLYLRPETAQGIFVNFLNVQKTGRMKIPFGIAQTGKAFRNEIVARQFIFRMREFEQMEMQFFIKPGTQKEWYEHWKETRLKWHLSLGMGEDNYRFHDHEKLAHYADAAADIEFKFPFGFKELEGIHSRTDFDLKAHEEYSGKKLQYFDHEDNASYTPYVLETSIGLDRMFLAVFSNSLQEEELENGTTRTVLKLPSVLAPVKAAILPLVKKDGLPDIARKIVDDLKWDFNVIYDEKDAVGRRYRRQDANGTPFCITVDHDTLEDNMVTIRHRDTMEQQRVKIEDLRDIIKQEVDVRSWLMKM; from the coding sequence ATGGCAAATCAAGACGATCAATTTAAGAAGGTTATATCGCATGCAAAGGAATACGGATATGTATTTCAAAGTAGCGAAATATATGATGGATTAAGTGCAGTTTACGACTATGCACAGAACGGTGCAGAGTTAAAGAAAAACATCCGTGATTACTGGTGGAAAGCGATGGTACAAATGCATGAAAATATAGTGGGGATAGACGCCGCTATTTTTATGCATCCAACCACATGGAAGGCTTCAGGTCACGTGGATGCTTTTAACGATCCGTTGATCGATAACAAAGATTCCAAAAAAAGATACCGAGCCGATGTTTTGGTTGAGGACTATTGTGCTAAAATAGAAGCTAAAATAGATAAAGAAGTTGCTAAAGCAGCCAAGCGTTTTGGAGATGCATTTAACAAAGAAGAATTTGTTTCTACAAACGGACGTGTTTTAGGATATCAAGAAAAAATAAATACGATACTTTCTAGGTTAGCAAAGTCTTTAGAAAATGAAGATTTGGCTGATGTAAAAGCGCTTATTGAAGAGTTAGGAATCGCCGATCCGTTAACTGGAAGTAAAAACTGGACAGACGTTAAGCAGTTCAACCTTATGTTTGGAACCAAACTTGGTGCTTCTGCAGATTCTGCGATGGATTTATACTTACGTCCGGAAACAGCACAGGGTATTTTTGTAAACTTCCTGAATGTTCAGAAAACAGGGCGTATGAAAATTCCATTCGGAATTGCGCAAACAGGTAAAGCCTTTAGAAATGAAATTGTAGCAAGACAGTTTATTTTTAGAATGCGGGAGTTTGAACAAATGGAAATGCAGTTCTTTATAAAACCAGGAACTCAAAAAGAATGGTACGAGCATTGGAAAGAAACCAGATTAAAATGGCATTTATCATTGGGAATGGGAGAAGATAATTACCGCTTCCACGATCATGAAAAATTAGCGCATTATGCAGATGCAGCTGCTGATATTGAATTCAAGTTCCCATTCGGATTTAAAGAATTAGAAGGGATTCATTCGCGTACAGACTTCGATTTAAAAGCTCACGAAGAATACTCAGGAAAGAAATTACAGTATTTCGATCATGAAGATAACGCGAGTTACACGCCATACGTTTTAGAAACCTCCATTGGTTTAGATAGAATGTTTTTAGCCGTATTTTCAAATTCGTTACAAGAAGAAGAACTTGAAAACGGAACAACACGTACAGTTTTAAAATTGCCAAGTGTATTAGCGCCAGTAAAAGCAGCTATTTTACCATTGGTTAAAAAGGATGGTTTACCCGATATTGCCCGTAAGATTGTAGATGATTTAAAATGGGACTTCAACGTAATTTATGATGAAAAGGATGCTGTGGGAAGACGTTACAGAAGGCAAGATGCCAACGGAACACCATTTTGTATTACTGTAGATCATGATACTTTAGAAGATAATATGGTTACCATTCGTCATAGAGATACAATGGAACAACAACGTGTTAAAATAGAAGATTTAAGAGATATTATTAAACAAGAAGTAGATGTGCGTTCTTGGTTAATGAAGATGTAA
- a CDS encoding Lrp/AsnC family transcriptional regulator yields the protein MKSKNKPIIIDGIDKKILRALTTDARTPILEIARHVGISGAAIHQRLRKLEKSKLISGSQFIIDPKVLGYSTMTFVGIYLEKAVNTEDVIRALKKVPEVLECHYTTGDWNIFIKMLAYNNSHLMLLLNNKIQTIVGVLRTESIISLDQQINRQIKI from the coding sequence ATGAAGTCTAAAAACAAGCCTATAATAATAGATGGTATCGACAAAAAGATACTACGTGCTTTAACCACCGATGCCCGAACACCTATTCTGGAAATTGCAAGACATGTTGGTATTTCTGGTGCTGCTATTCATCAACGTCTTCGGAAATTAGAAAAGTCTAAGCTCATTTCTGGCTCTCAGTTCATTATCGATCCTAAGGTTTTAGGCTATTCAACCATGACCTTTGTTGGTATTTATCTTGAAAAGGCTGTAAATACGGAAGATGTTATTAGAGCTTTAAAGAAAGTTCCTGAAGTTTTAGAATGCCATTACACTACTGGCGACTGGAATATCTTCATCAAAATGTTGGCTTACAATAATAGTCATTTGATGCTATTACTAAACAACAAAATTCAAACAATTGTAGGCGTATTAAGAACAGAATCTATCATTTCTTTAGATCAGCAAATTAATCGACAAATAAAGATTTAA